In a genomic window of Phacochoerus africanus isolate WHEZ1 chromosome 6, ROS_Pafr_v1, whole genome shotgun sequence:
- the S100A12 gene encoding protein S100-A12: protein MTKLEDHLEGIINIFHQYSIRLGHYDTLIKRELKQLITKELPNTLKNTKDQATIDKIFQDLDANQDGQVSFKEFVVLVTDVLITAHDNIHKE from the exons ATGACTAAGCTGGAAGACCATCTGGAGGGGATCATCAACATCTTCCACCAGTACTCAATTCGGTTGGGGCATTATGACACCCTTATCAAGCGGGAGCTGAAGCAGCTGATCACCAAGGAACTTCCCAACACCCTCAAG AACACCAAAGATCAAGCTACCATTGACAAAATATTCCAAGACCTGGACGCCAATCAAGACGGACAGGTCAGCTTTAAAGAATTTGTGGTCCTGGTGACCGATGTGCTGATAACTGCCCACGACAACATCCACAAGGAGTAG